One Oncorhynchus clarkii lewisi isolate Uvic-CL-2024 chromosome 31, UVic_Ocla_1.0, whole genome shotgun sequence DNA segment encodes these proteins:
- the LOC139390866 gene encoding protocadherin gamma-A5-like, which produces MLWFESTGSARNGRSLKRQVQAFILVFLAQIIHGQIRYSIPEEMRKGSFVGNVAEDLGMNAKRMKSGGARIVSGDSSEYIRLDVDKGTLVVGERIDREQLCGQTSPCSLSFEMIMMNPMQLLSIVVEILDVNDNSPFFTEKEIQIEISESTLPGTRILQESATDPDVGINTLQGYTLHPTDNFSIKIQTGPDGSKYVEMYLFAPLDREKRDKLLLTLIAVDGGDPQRSGALQIHITVLDANDNGPIFMHSIFKASVTENAATGTVVTTVSATDADEGPYGHVTYHFARVPPDVAELFSLDENTGKITVTGQIDYEKNKQYELGLQAKDQGGQMDSTKVIIDVIDVNDNVPLITLTSFSNPISEDSISGTTVAIINVKDIDSGKNGKVECSINTKIPFAIQSSLKSYYTLVTDGVLDRERNAEYNITFTAVDEGIQPLSASKTITLRISDVNDNAPVFEQSLYSATVVENNVPAVSVFSVKAHDSDWGQNARMSYVLIDSQFNGNPISSYISVNAETGSIQAVRSFDYEQTKSFEIYIKAQDGGSPPLSSNATVKISILDQNDNTPQVLYPVQTSSSLVAEMVPRSADVGYLVTKVVAVDVDSGQNAWLSYKLQKATDRALFEVGLQNGEIRTIRQVTDKDVVKQRLTVVVEDNGQPSRSATVNVNVAVADSFPEVLSEFTDFTHDKDYNDNLTFYLALALAVVSFLFITCLVVIISVKIYRWRQSRVLYHSNLPVIPYYPPRYADTLGTGTLQHVYNYEVCRTTDSRKSDCKFVRPCSQNVLIMDPSSTGTMQRMQSEQNILDEPDSPLEVSFLEFK; this is translated from the coding sequence ATGCTTTGGTTTGAGTCCACGGGTTCTGCCAGAAATGGACGCTCGCTTAAACGGCAAGTACAGGCCTTTATTCTTGTTTTCCTCGCCCAGATTATTCACGGGCAGATTCGTTATTCTATCccagaggagatgagaaagggctCGTTTGTTGGAAATGTTGCGGAGGATTTAGGAATGAACGCTAAACGAATGAAATCGGGTGGCGCTCGCATTGTTAGCGGCGATAGCAGCGAGTATATTAGGTTGGATGTAGACAAAGGGACACTGGTCGtaggagagaggatagacagGGAGCAGCTATGCGGACAGACATCGCCCTGCAGCTTGAGCTTCGAGATGATTATGATGAATCCTATGCAGCTGCTTAGCATTGTGGTGGAAATACTAGATGTTAACGACAACTCGCCCTTCTTTACTGAAAAAGAAATTCAAATAGAAATCTCAGAGTCTACTCTGCCGGGTACGAGGATATTACAGGAGAGTGCGACAGACCCAGATGTCGGTATCAATACACTGCAAGGCTACACCTTGCACCCTACTGATAATTTCAGCATTAAAATCCAGACTGGTCCCGATGGCAGCAAATATGTGGAGATGTATCTGTTTGCGCCTTTAGACCGAGAGAAAAGGGATAAACTGCTTCTCACATTGATTGCTGTAGACGGCGGGGACCCGCAGAGATCTGGAGCACTTCAAATACACATAACTGTGCTTGATGCCAATGATAATGGCCCCATTTTTATGCATTCGATTTTTAAAGCGTCTGTAACCGAAAATGCAGCCACAGGCACTGTAGTGACTACTGTAAGTGCCACTGACGCAGATGAGGGGCCATACGGTCATGTCACTTACCATTTTGCTCGTGTACCTCCCGACGTCGCAGAATTATTTTCTTTAGATGAGAATACAGGCAAAATAACAGTAACTGGCCAAATTGATTATGAAAAGAATAAGCAATATGAACTCGGTTTACAGGCTAAAGACCAAGGAGGACAAATGGACTCCACAAAAGTCATTATTGACGTTATTGATGTGAATGACAACGTCCCCTTGATTACACTAACGTCATTCTCGAATCCAATATCTGAAGATTCGATCAGTGGCACAACCGTGGCTATAATAAATGTCAAAGACATCGATTCTGGTAAAAACGGAAAGGTAGAATGTTCGATAAATACCAAGATCCCGTTTGCCATCCAGTCGTCTCTAAAGAGCTATTACACCCTTGTGACAGATGGTGTTTTGGACAGAGAGCGTAATGCCGAATATAACATTACATTCACCGCCGTAGATGAGGGTATCCAGCCCCTGTCGGCCAGTAAAACCATCACACTGAGAATCTCAGACGTTAATGACAATGCGCCCGTTTTTGAGCAGAGTTTATACTCTGCCACTGTGGTGGAAAACAACGTTCCTGCGGTGTCAGTGTTTTCTGTGAAGGCTCACGACTCAGATTGGGGTCAGAACGCACGCATGTCCTACGTGCTCATAGATTCTCAATTTAATGGGAATCCGATATCGTCCTACATCTCTGTTAATGCGGAGACAGGTTCCATCCAAGCAGTGCGCTCCTTCGATTATGAGCAAACTAAATCATTTGAGATTTATATTAAAGCTCAAGATGGAGGCTCCCCGCCTCTCAGCAGCAATGCCACAGTCAAAATCAGCATCCTTGACCAGAACGACAACACGCCTCAGGTTCTGTACCCAGTCCAGACGAGCAGCTCTCTGGTGGCTGAAATGGTGCCTCGTTCTGCAGATGTGGGCTATCTTGTCACTAAAGTGGTGGCTGTTGATGTCGACTCTGGACAGAATGCCTGGCTCTCGTATAAACTGCAGAAAGCGACAGACAGGGCGCTGTTTGAAGTAGGCTTACAGAATGGAGAAATAAGAACTATACGCCAAGTCACTGATAAAGATGTTGTGAAACAAAGGCTCACTGTTGTAGTGGAGGACAACGGGCAGCCCTCTCGTTCAGCTACAGTCAATGTTAACGTAGCGGTGGCGGACAGCTTCCCCGAAGTGCTCTCGGAGTTCACTGACTTTACGCACGACAAGGACTACAATGACAACCTGACTTTTTACTTAGCCTTGGCTTTGGCTGTTGTCTCATTTCTGTTCATCACATGTTTAGTGGTTATTATATCAGTGAAAATATACAGATGGAGACAGTCTCGCGTCCTCTATCATTCCAATCTCCCGGTTATTCCGTATTATCCACCGCGTTACGCAGACACTTTGGGGACAGGAACTCTACAGCACGTGTACAATTACGAGGTGTGCAGGACGACTGACTCCAGAAAGAGTGACTGTAAGTTCGTCAGACCCTGTAGTCAGAACGTACTGATAATGGACCCCAGTTCTACAGGGACGATGCAGCGGATGCAGAGTGAACAGAACAtcctggatgaaccagactctCCACTAGAGGTGAGTT
- the LOC139390867 gene encoding protocadherin beta-4-like produces MGDWCTTGRRGGWQVLFYILCLSALDSVTGQARYSIPEEQSEGSIVGNIGRDLGLEVKRLVSGKARIITKGARQYVFLNRDKGLLVVKERIDREELCGQTTPCSFSFELIIENPIQLYRVTIFLQDQNDNAPQVLYPVQTSSSLVAEMVPRSADVGYLVTKVVAVDVDSGQNAWLSYKLQKATDKALFEVGLQNGEIRTIRQVNDKDAVKQRLTVVVEDNGQPSRSATVNVNVAVADSFPEVLSEFTDFTHDKEYNDNLTFYLVLALAVVSFLFITCLLVIISVKIYRWRQSRVLYHSNLPVIPYYPPRYADTLGTGTLQHVYNYEVCRTTDSRKSDCKFVRPCSQNVLIMDPSSTGTMQRMQSENNILDEPDSPLEVSLMR; encoded by the exons ATGGGTGATTGGTGTACGACAGGGCGCAGAGGCGGGTGGCAAGTACTGTTTTACATTCTTTGTCTGAGCGCCCTAGATTCTGTAACTGGGCAGGCACGATATTCCATACCAGAGGAGCAGTCAGAGGGGTCGATCGTTGGAAACATTGGTAGAGATTTGGGATTGGAGGTGAAGAGACTAGTGTCCGGTAAAGCTCGCATTATAACAAAAGGAGCGCGACAGTATGTTTTTCTGAACCGAGACAAAGGGCTTCTCGTTGTTAAAGAGAGAATCGACCGAGAGGAGCTCTGCGGACAGACTACGCCTTGTAGCTTCAGCTTTGAGCTTATCATAGAAAACCCCATTCAGTTATATCGAGTTACA ATTTTCC TCCAGGACCAGAACGACAACGCGCCTCAGGTTCTGTACCCAGTCCAGACTAGCAGCTCTCTGGTGGCTGAAATGGTGCCTCGTTCAGCAGATGTGGGATATCTTGTCACTAAAGTGGTGGCTGTTGATGTGGACTCTGGACAGAATGCCTGGCTCTCGTATAAACTGCAGAAAGCGACAGACAAGGCGCTGTTTGAAGTGGGCTTACAGAATGGAGAAATAAGAACTATTCGCCAAGTCAATGATAAAGATGCTGTGAAACAAAGGCTCACTGTTGTAGTGGAGGACAACGGGCAGCCCTCTCGTTCAGCTACAGTCAACGTTAACGTGGCAGTGGCAGACAGCTTCCCTGAAGTGCTCTCGGAGTTCACTGACTTTACTCACGACAAGGAGTACAATGACAACCTGACTTTTTACTTAGTCTTGGCTTTGGCTGTAGTCTCATTTCTGTTCATCACATGTTTATTGGTTATTATATCAGTGAAAATATACAGATGGAGACAATCTCGCGTCCTCTATCATTCCAATCTCCCGGTTATTCCGTATTATCCACCGCGTTACGCAGACACTTTGGGGACAGGAACTCTACAGCACGTGTACAATTACGAGGTGTGCAGGACGACTGACTCCAGAAAGAGTGACTGTAAGTTCGTCAGACCCTGTAGTCAGAACGTACTGATAATGGACCCCAGTTCTACAGGGACGATGCAGCGGATGCAGAGTGAAAATAACATCCTGGATGAGCCAGACTCTCCACTAGAGGTGAGTTTAATGAGGTAA
- the LOC139390868 gene encoding uncharacterized protein, giving the protein MGNWRSTDRRGRWQVLFFFLCLDSVAGQARYSIPEEQSEGSIVGNIGRDLGLEVKRLVSGKARIITKGARQYVDLNRDKGLLVVKERIDREELCGQTTPCSFSFELIIENPIQLYRVTVEVRDINDNTPSFPKDEIHFKISESAVSGARFSLESAVDPDVGVNSIQNYSLRPTDHFKLEVHSQADGGKYIEMVLQTPLDREEQETLSLMLIATDGGEPQRTGTVRIHITVLDANDNAPVCGQPVYKTDVKESSPKGTLITTVSADDADQGVNGEVTFSIAHVAKEAKELFELNVETGEIKVVGKLDFEKSRNYQLNVQASDHGGFTDTCKVVIQIIDENDNVPTIQLMSHSNSIPEDSPPGTTVAVINVEDADSDGNGVVLCYINADIPFKIESSLTDYYTIVTDSTLDRETVSEYNVTITVSDEGTPPLSSNKNITVKVSDVNDNPPKFDQPVYSKSIQENNSPGFSIFSVRASDADWGQNARVSYFLDDKQVNGVTASSFVSVNSENGAIHAVRSFDYEQIKSFQFNVTARDGGSPPLSSVVAVGILVQDQNDNAPQVLYPVQTSSSLVAELVPRSAEVGYLVTKVVAVDVDSGQNAWLSYKLQKATDRALFEVGLQNGEIRTIRQVTDKDAVKQRLTVVVEDNGQPSRSATVNVNVAVADSFPEVLSEFTDFTHDKEYNDNLTFYLVLALAVVSFLFITCLVVIISVKIYRWRQSRVLYHSNLPVIPYYPPRYADTLGTGTLQHVYNYEVCRTTDSRKSDCKFVRPCSQNVLIMDPSSTGTMQRMQSEQNILDEPDSPLEHDLNVDSVCFVLIASIGLFRSLQWRRGGWQVLFYILCLSALDSVTGQARYSIPEEQSEGSIVGNICRDLGLEVKRLVSGKARIITKGARQYVDLNRDKGLLVVKERIDREELCGQTTPCSFSFELIIENPIQLYRVTVEVRDINDNTPSFPKDEINLEISENAVSGARFSLESAVDPDVGVNSIQNYSLRPTDNFKLEVHSQADGGKYIEMVLQTPLDREEHESLSLMLIATDGGEPQRTGTVRIHITVLDVNDNAPVCGQPVYKTYVKESSPKGTLITTVSADDADQGVNGEVTFSIAHVAKEAKELFELNVNTGEIKLVGNLDFEKTKNYQLNVKARDQGGFTDTCKVVIQIIDENDNVPTIQLMSHSNSIPEDSPPGTTVAVINVEDADSDGNGVVLCYINADIPFKIESSLTDYYTIVTDSTLDRETVSEYNVTITVSDEGTPPLSSNKNITVKVSDVNDNPPKFDQPVYSKSIQENNSPGFSIFSVRASDADWGQNARVSYFLDDKQVNGVTASSFVSVNSENGAIHAVRSFDYEQIKSFQFNVTARDGGSPPLSSVVAVGILVQDQNDNAPQVLYPVQTSSSLVAELVPHSADVGYLVSKVVAVDVDSGQNAWLSYKLQKETDRALFEVGLQNGEIRTIRQVTDKDAVKQRLTVVVEDNGQPSRSATVNVNVAVADNFPEVLSEFTDFTHDTEYNDNLTFDLVLALAVVSFLFITCLVVIISVKIYRWRQSRVLYHSNLPVIPYYPPRYADTLGTGTLQHVYNYEVCRTTDSRKSDCTFVRPCSQNVLIMDPSCTGTMQRMQSEQNILDEPDSPLEVSLL; this is encoded by the exons ATGGGTAACTGGAGGTCGACTGACCGCAGAGGCCGGTGGCAAGTactgtttttctttctttgtctAGATTCTGTAGCTGGGCAGGCACGATATTCCATACCAGAGGAGCAGTCAGAGGGGTCGATCGTTGGAAACATTGGTAGAGATTTGGGTTTGGAGGTGAAGAGACTAGTGTCCGGTAAAGCTCGCATTATAACAAAAGGAGCGCGACAGTATGTAGATCTGAACCGAGACAAAGGGCTCCTCGTTGTTAAAGAGAGAATCGACCGAGAGGAGCTCTGCGGACAGACTACGCCTTGTAGCTTCAGCTTTGAGCTTATCATAGAAAACCCCATTCAGTTATATCGAGTTACAGTAGAGGTTCGTGACATTAACGATAACACCCCGTCCTTTCCAAAGGATGAAATACATTTCAAAATCAGTGAATCTGCCGTGTCTGGGGCGCGCTTTTCTCTGGAGAGCGCCGTTGACCCGGACGTTGGTGTTAACAGTATACAGAATTATTCTCTAAGACCGACAGATCATTTCAAATTAGAGGTACACAGCCAAGCCGATGGTGGTAAATACATTGAGATGGTTTTGCAAACCCCCctagacagagaggaacaggagacTCTGTCTCTGATGCTTATTGCTACTGACGGAGGCGAGCCTCAGAGGACTGGAACTGTCCGCATCCATATTACCGTGCTGGATGCCAATGATAATGCGCCAGTATGTGGTCAACCCGTTTATAAAACAGACGTTAAGGAGAGCTCCCCAAAAGGGACTTTGATAACCACCGTTAGCGCAGACGATGCAGACCAAGGGGTGAATGGAGAGGTCACTTTCTCCATCGCTCATGTTGCTAAAGAGGCGAAGGAGCTGTTCGAGCTCAACGTGGAAACTGGAGAGATTAAAGTGGTCGGAAAACTGGATTTTGAAAAATCTAGAAATTATCAGTTAAATGTTCAGGCGAGCGACCACGGAGGGTTTACTGATACGTGTAAAGTTGTCATTCAAATTATTGATGAGAACGATAATGTCCCCACAATACAACTCATGTCACATTCTAACTCGATTCCCGAGGACTCTCCCCCTGGTACCACTGTAGCTGTTATTAATGTTGAAGACGCAGACTCAGACGGCAACGGTGTCGTTCTTTGCTATATTAACGCAGATATTCCGTTCAAAATAGAGTCATCGTTAACCGATTATTATACAATAGTCACTGATAGCACATTGGACAGAGAAACCGTGTCTGAGTACAACGTCACCATTACAGTTTCAGATGAAGGGACTCCGCCTCTCTCCAGCAATAAGAACATAACTGTTAAAGTATCAGATGTGAATGATAACCCACCCAAGTTTGATCAACCTGTATATAGTAAGTCTATTCAGGAAAACAATTCCCCAGGGTTTTCTATATTCTCAGTGAGAGCGAGTGACGCTGACTGGGGTCAAAATGCCCGCGTCTCCTACTTTCTCGATGATAAACAAGTTAACGGGGTGACTGCTTCCTCTTTCGTCTCAGTAAATTCAGAAAATGGCGCCATCCATGCTGTTAGGTCATTCGATTATGAACAAATCAAGTCGTTTCAATTCAACGTCACTGCCCGTGATGGAGGGTCTCCACCTCTCAGTTCAGTGGTCGCTGTTGGAATATTAGTCCAGGACCAGAACGACAACGCGCCTCAGGTTCTGTACCCAGTCCAGACTAGCAGCTCTCTGGTGGCTGAATTGGTGCCTCGTTCAGCAGAAGTGGGCTATCTTGTCACTAAAGTGGTGGCTGTTGATGTGGACTCTGGACAGAATGCCTGGCTCTCGTATAAACTGCAGAAAGCGACAGACAGGGCGCTGTTTGAAGTGGGCTTACAGAATGGAGAAATAAGAACTATACGCCAAGTCACTGATAAAGATGCTGTGAAACAAAGGCTCACTGTTGTAGTGGAGGACAACGGGCAGCCCTCTCGTTCAGCTACAGTCAATGTTAACGTGGCGGTGGCGGACAGCTTCCCTGAAGTGCTCTCGGAGTTCACTGACTTTACGCACGACAAGGAGTACAATGACAACCTGACTTTTTATTTAGTCTTGGCTTTGGCTGTAGTCTCATTTCTGTTCATCACATGTTTAGTGGTTATTATATCAGTGAAAATATACCGATGGAGACAGTCTCGCGTTCTCTATCATTCCAATCTCCCGGTTATTCCGTATTATCCACCGCGTTACGCAGACACTTTGGGGACAGGAACTCTACAGCACGTGTACAATTACGAGGTGTGCAGGACGACTGATTCCAGAAAGAGTGACTGTAAGTTCGTCAGACCCTGTAGTCAGAACGTACTGATAATGGACCCCAGTTCTACAGGGACGATGCAGCGGATGCAGAGTGAACAGAACAtcctggatgaaccagactctCCACTAGAG CACGACCTCAATGTGGACAGCGTCTGTTTTGTCTTGATAGCGAGCATAGGACTGTTCCGCTCACTACAGT GGCGCAGAGGCGGGTGGCAAGTACTGTTTTACATTCTTTGTCTGAGCGCCCTAGATTCTGTAACTGGGCAGGCACGATATTCCATACCAGAGGAGCAGTCAGAGGGGTCGATCGTTGGAAACATTTGTAGAGATTTGGGTTTGGAGGTGAAGAGACTAGTGTCAGGTAAAGCTCGCATTATAACAAAAGGAGCGCGACAGTATGTAGATCTGAACCGAGACAAAGGGCTCCTCGTTGTTAAAGAGAGAATCGACCGAGAGGAGCTATGCGGACAGACTACGCCTTGTAGCTTCAGCTTTGAGCTTATCATAGAAAACCCCATTCAGTTATATCGAGTTACAGTAGAGGTTCGTGACATTAACGATAACACCCCGTCCTTTCCAAAGGATGAAATCAATTTGGAAATCAGCGAAAATGCCGTCTCCGGGGCGCGCTTTTCTCTGGAGAGCGCCGTTGACCCTGACGTTGGTGTTAACAGTATACAGAATTATTCTCTAAGACCGACAGATAATTTCAAATTAGAGGTACACAGCCAAGCCGATGGTGGTAAATACATTGAGATGGTTTTGCAAACCCCCCTAGACAGAGAGGAACATGAGTCTCTGTCTCTGATGCTTATTGCTACTGACGGAGGCGAGCCTCAGAGGACTGGAACTGTCCGCATCCATATTACCGTGCTGGATGTCAATGATAATGCGCCAGTATGTGGTCAACCCGTTTATAAAACATACGTTAAGGAGAGCTCCCCAAAAGGGACTTTGATAACCACCGTTAGCGCAGACGATGCAGACCAAGGGGTGAATGGAGAGGTCACTTTCTCCATCGCTCATGTTGCTAAAGAGGCGAAGGAGCTGTTTGAGCTTAATGTGAATACAGGGGAAATCAAATTGGTAGGAAACCTGGATTTTGAAAAGACAAAAAACTATCAATTAAACGTGAAAGCGAGGGACCAAGGAGGGTTTACTGATACGTGTAAAGTTGTCATTCAAATTATTGATGAGAACGATAATGTCCCCACAATACAACTCATGTCACATTCTAACTCGATTCCCGAGGACTCTCCCCCTGGTACCACTGTAGCTGTTATTAATGTTGAAGACGCAGACTCAGACGGCAACGGTGTCGTTCTTTGCTATATTAACGCAGATATTCCGTTCAAAATAGAGTCATCGTTAACCGATTATTATACAATAGTCACTGATAGCACATTGGACAGAGAAACCGTGTCTGAGTACAACGTCACCATTACAGTTTCAGATGAAGGGACTCCGCCTCTCTCCAGCAATAAGAACATAACTGTTAAAGTATCAGATGTGAATGATAACCCACCCAAGTTTGATCAACCTGTATATAGTAAGTCTATTCAGGAAAACAATTCCCCAGGGTTTTCTATATTCTCAGTGAGAGCGAGTGACGCTGACTGGGGTCAAAATGCCCGCGTCTCCTACTTTCTCGATGATAAACAAGTTAACGGGGTGACTGCTTCCTCTTTCGTCTCAGTAAATTCAGAAAATGGCGCCATCCATGCTGTTAGGTCATTCGATTATGAACAAATCAAGTCGTTTCAATTCAACGTCACTGCCCGTGATGGAGGGTCTCCACCTCTCAGTTCAGTGGTCGCTGTTGGAATATTAGTCCAGGACCAGAACGACAACGCGCCTCAGGTTCTGTACCCAGTCCAGACTAGCAGCTCTCTGGTGGCTGAATTGGTGCCTCATTCAGCTGATGTAGGCTATCTTGTCAGTAAAGTGGTGGCTGTTGATGTGGACTCTGGACAGAATGCCTGGCTCTCGTATAAActgcagaaagagacagacagggcgcTGTTTGAAGTCGGTTTACAGAATGGAGAAATAAGAACTATACGCCAAGTCACTGATAAAGATGCTGTGAAACAAAGGCTCACTGTTGTAGTGGAGGACAACGGGCAGCCCTCTCGTTCAGCTACAGTCAATGTTAACGTGGCGGTGGCGGACAACTTCCCTGAAGTGCTCTCGGAGTTCACTGACTTTACGCACGACACGGAGTACAATGACAACCTGACTTTTGACTTAGTCTTGGCTTTGGCTGTAGTCTCATTTCTGTTCATCACATGTTTAGTGGTTATTATATCAGTAAAAATATACAGATGGAGACAGTCTCGCGTCCTCTATCATTCCAATCTCCCGGTTATTCCGTATTATCCACCGCGTTACGCAGACACTTTGGGGACAGGAACTTTACAGCACGTGTACAATTACGAGGTGTGCAGGACGACTGACTCCAGAAAGAGTGACTGTACGTTCGTCAGACCCTGTAGTCAGAACGTACTTATAATGGACCCCAGTTGTACAGGGACGATGCAGCGGATGCAGAGTGAACAGAACAtcctggatgaaccagactctCCACTAGAGGTGAGTTTGTTGTAG